The Streptomyces spororaveus genome includes a region encoding these proteins:
- a CDS encoding discoidin domain-containing protein, whose translation MQSRRFLAFHRAIRRSHLLIAFGLGSLLIGLTPWIGVTSTAAAGRAPAPRPGSVPVGQETAKQSPHHGIAPANAMEPMAPTLDRAGWTATAGDEETGRENGRAANVLDGNTATIWHSKWAPAPTPLPHVITIDMHRTEVVSALVYRPRADGANGRVGEYSISLSTDGLNWATPVATGTLADDASPKTLGFAPQGARFVRLTATSEAGGRGPWSSASEIDLLGDPGTPAATVDLSRAGWTAAASDEETGSENGRAANVLDGNDRTIWHSKWAPTATPLPHSITIDMHRTEAVSALVYHPRPDGPNGRAGAYTIATSTDGVTFGTAVAAGTWRDDGTVKTATFTRAVSARYVRLTATSEAGGRGPWTSAGEIRLSGPANPAVHGSWGRVTGFPLVPVATAALPGDKLLAWSAYAVDRFGGSNGYTQTAILDLKTGKVTQRRIDNTGHDMFCPGIAMLADGRVLVTGGSNAEKASIYDPATDSWSATASMNIARGYQAMTLLSTGEAFVLGGSWSGPAGTDKAGEVWSPDTRTWRSLPGVPAAPALTADPAGPYRADNHMWLHATSGGKVLQLGPSKQMNWITTGGQGGITSAGPRADSQDAMTGNAVAYDIGKLLTLGGSPAYQDTPATQRAYTVGISGSQVQAARTGDMAHARAFGNSVVLPDGKVAVFGGQAYPVPFSDATSVLTPELWDPATGAFTPLATMAVPRNYHSVANLLPDGRIFSGGGGLCGDCATNHADGAIFTPPYLLNADGSPKPRPAITAGVPPRAAPGASLTVSTQGSVASFVLMRAAAATHSTDNDQRRVPVVSTAAGGGTYHVSVPADTGVVLPGTYMLFALDAQGVPSIGQFVTIS comes from the coding sequence TTGCAGTCCAGGCGCTTCCTCGCCTTTCACCGCGCGATACGCCGCTCCCACCTGCTCATCGCTTTCGGCCTCGGCTCGCTGCTGATCGGCCTGACCCCCTGGATCGGGGTCACGAGCACGGCGGCGGCCGGTCGCGCCCCGGCTCCCCGTCCCGGATCCGTGCCGGTCGGCCAGGAGACGGCGAAACAGTCACCGCACCACGGCATCGCCCCGGCGAACGCGATGGAGCCGATGGCTCCGACCCTCGACCGGGCCGGATGGACGGCCACGGCCGGCGACGAGGAGACGGGCCGCGAGAACGGCCGCGCGGCCAACGTCCTCGACGGGAACACCGCCACCATCTGGCACAGCAAGTGGGCTCCCGCCCCCACCCCGCTGCCGCACGTCATCACCATCGACATGCACCGCACGGAGGTCGTCTCCGCCCTCGTCTACCGGCCCCGCGCCGACGGGGCCAACGGGCGCGTCGGTGAGTACAGCATCAGCCTCAGCACCGACGGGCTGAACTGGGCGACCCCGGTCGCCACCGGCACGCTCGCGGACGACGCCAGTCCCAAGACCCTCGGATTCGCCCCCCAGGGCGCCCGGTTCGTCCGGCTGACCGCGACCAGCGAGGCCGGCGGCCGCGGACCCTGGTCCTCCGCCTCCGAGATCGACCTGCTCGGCGACCCCGGCACCCCTGCGGCCACCGTCGACCTGTCCCGCGCCGGATGGACGGCCGCGGCGAGCGACGAGGAGACGGGCAGCGAGAACGGCCGCGCGGCCAACGTCCTCGACGGCAACGACAGGACCATCTGGCACAGCAAGTGGGCGCCGACCGCCACCCCGCTGCCGCACAGCATCACCATCGACATGCACCGCACCGAGGCCGTCTCCGCCCTCGTCTACCATCCCCGCCCCGACGGCCCCAACGGACGCGCGGGCGCGTACACCATCGCCACCAGCACCGACGGCGTCACCTTCGGCACGGCGGTGGCCGCGGGCACCTGGCGGGACGACGGCACCGTCAAGACCGCGACCTTCACGCGCGCCGTGTCCGCCCGCTACGTCCGGCTGACCGCGACGAGCGAGGCCGGCGGCCGCGGGCCGTGGACCTCCGCGGGCGAGATCCGCCTGAGCGGTCCGGCCAACCCGGCCGTCCACGGCTCCTGGGGCCGGGTCACCGGCTTCCCGCTGGTGCCGGTGGCCACCGCCGCCCTGCCCGGCGACAAGCTGCTGGCCTGGTCCGCGTACGCCGTCGACCGCTTCGGCGGCAGCAACGGCTACACGCAGACCGCGATCCTGGACCTGAAGACGGGCAAGGTCACCCAGCGCCGCATCGACAACACCGGACACGACATGTTCTGTCCCGGCATCGCCATGCTGGCCGACGGCCGGGTCCTGGTCACCGGCGGCAGCAACGCGGAGAAGGCGAGCATCTACGACCCGGCCACCGACAGCTGGTCCGCCACCGCGAGCATGAACATCGCCCGCGGGTACCAGGCCATGACCCTGCTCTCCACCGGCGAGGCCTTCGTCCTCGGCGGATCCTGGAGCGGACCGGCGGGCACCGACAAGGCCGGCGAGGTCTGGTCCCCGGACACCCGCACCTGGCGCAGCCTGCCCGGCGTCCCCGCCGCCCCGGCGCTCACGGCCGACCCGGCCGGCCCCTACCGCGCCGACAACCACATGTGGCTGCACGCCACTTCGGGCGGCAAGGTACTGCAGCTGGGCCCGAGCAAGCAGATGAACTGGATCACCACCGGCGGGCAGGGCGGCATCACCTCAGCCGGCCCCCGGGCCGACAGCCAGGACGCCATGACCGGCAACGCCGTCGCCTACGACATCGGCAAACTGCTCACCCTGGGCGGCTCGCCCGCCTACCAGGACACCCCCGCCACCCAGCGCGCCTACACCGTGGGCATCTCGGGCAGCCAGGTGCAGGCCGCCCGCACGGGCGACATGGCGCACGCCCGCGCCTTCGGCAACAGCGTGGTCCTGCCCGACGGAAAGGTGGCCGTCTTCGGCGGTCAGGCCTATCCGGTGCCGTTCAGCGACGCCACCTCCGTCCTGACCCCCGAACTGTGGGACCCGGCGACCGGCGCCTTCACCCCGCTCGCCACCATGGCCGTCCCGCGCAACTACCACAGCGTGGCCAACCTGCTGCCGGACGGCCGGATCTTCTCCGGCGGCGGCGGTCTGTGCGGCGACTGCGCGACCAACCACGCCGACGGTGCGATCTTCACGCCGCCGTACCTGCTCAATGCGGACGGTTCCCCGAAGCCGCGGCCCGCCATCACCGCGGGCGTGCCTCCCCGGGCGGCGCCCGGCGCCTCGCTCACGGTGAGCACCCAGGGCTCGGTGGCGTCCTTCGTCCTGATGCGGGCCGCCGCCGCGACCCACTCCACCGACAACGACCAGCGCCGGGTTCCCGTGGTGTCCACGGCCGCCGGAGGCGGCACGTACCACGTGTCCGTCCCCGCCGACACCGGTGTGGTCCTGCCGGGGACCTACATGCTCTTCGCCCTCGACGCCCAGGGCGTACCGAGCATCGGCCAGTTCGTCACGATCTCCTGA
- a CDS encoding glycoside hydrolase family 15 protein, producing the protein MTQPIEDYALIGDLMTSALVGRDGSIDWLCLPRFDSAACFAKLLGEEDNGHWRVAPLDAADGEPCTRRAYIDGSLILESYWETETGTVKVTDFMPQREVAPDVIRIVEGISGTVRMRSTLRLRFDYGHVVPWVRRSDGDRVAVAGPDSAWFRSEPPVRTWGEANSTCSQFPVTAGRRVAFVLTWHPSHQPRPEPCDPFDALDQSLADWAEWTSQCRYEGPYQEAVTRSLITLKALTYAPTGGIAAAATTSLPEELGGVRNWDYRYCWLRDSTLTLGSLLSTGFLDEARAWREWLLRAVAGDPADLQIMYGIGGERRIPESELPWLRGYDASAPVRVGNAAVDQLQLDVYGEVIDSLYLARSAGLPSERHAWRIQLALLDFLERNWHRPDEGLWEVRGPRRHFVHSKVMAWVAADRAVRTLESDPSLDGEVERWRTMRDEVHRDVCANGYDPERGTFTQYYGSAELDAATLLIPRVGFLPPDDPRVIGTVDAVRAELGSSGLVRRYSTADSTVDGLPGDEGAFLACSFWLTDALHMTGRRKEARALFERLLTVRNDVGLLAEEYDPLAGRQLGNFPQAFSHVGLVNSALTLASPA; encoded by the coding sequence ATGACACAACCCATCGAAGACTACGCACTCATCGGCGACCTGATGACCAGCGCGCTGGTCGGCCGTGACGGGTCCATCGACTGGCTGTGCCTGCCGCGCTTCGACTCGGCGGCCTGCTTCGCCAAGCTCCTCGGCGAAGAGGACAACGGCCACTGGCGTGTCGCACCTCTCGACGCCGCCGACGGCGAGCCCTGCACCCGCCGTGCCTACATCGACGGCTCACTGATCCTGGAGTCGTACTGGGAGACCGAGACCGGGACCGTCAAAGTCACCGACTTCATGCCCCAGCGCGAGGTCGCCCCCGACGTCATCCGCATCGTCGAGGGCATCAGCGGCACGGTCCGGATGCGCAGCACGCTGCGCCTGCGCTTCGACTACGGTCACGTCGTGCCCTGGGTGCGCCGCAGCGACGGCGACCGGGTCGCCGTCGCCGGCCCCGACTCCGCCTGGTTCCGCAGCGAACCCCCGGTCCGCACCTGGGGCGAGGCGAACAGCACCTGCTCCCAGTTCCCGGTCACCGCCGGCCGCCGCGTCGCCTTCGTCCTGACCTGGCACCCCTCGCACCAGCCGCGCCCCGAGCCCTGCGACCCCTTCGACGCGCTGGACCAGAGCCTCGCGGACTGGGCGGAATGGACCTCGCAATGCCGCTACGAGGGCCCCTACCAGGAGGCGGTCACCCGCTCCCTGATCACCCTCAAGGCCCTCACCTACGCCCCGACCGGCGGCATCGCCGCCGCGGCCACCACCTCCCTCCCCGAGGAACTCGGCGGCGTCCGCAACTGGGACTACCGCTACTGCTGGCTCCGCGACTCCACCCTCACCCTCGGCTCGCTGCTGTCCACCGGCTTCCTCGACGAGGCCCGCGCCTGGCGCGAGTGGCTGCTGCGCGCGGTCGCGGGCGACCCCGCCGACCTCCAGATCATGTACGGGATCGGCGGCGAGCGACGGATCCCCGAGAGCGAACTGCCCTGGCTGCGCGGCTACGACGCCTCCGCCCCGGTCCGCGTCGGGAACGCCGCCGTCGACCAGCTCCAGCTCGACGTGTACGGGGAGGTCATCGACTCCCTCTACCTGGCCAGGTCCGCCGGGCTGCCCTCCGAACGCCACGCCTGGCGGATCCAGCTCGCGCTGCTCGACTTCCTCGAACGCAACTGGCACCGGCCCGACGAGGGCCTGTGGGAGGTCCGCGGCCCCCGCCGCCACTTCGTGCACTCCAAGGTGATGGCGTGGGTCGCGGCCGACCGGGCCGTCCGCACCCTGGAGAGCGACCCCTCGCTGGACGGCGAGGTGGAACGCTGGCGGACCATGCGCGACGAGGTGCACCGCGACGTGTGCGCCAACGGCTACGACCCCGAGCGGGGCACCTTCACCCAGTACTACGGCTCCGCGGAGCTCGACGCGGCGACCCTGCTCATCCCCAGGGTCGGCTTCCTGCCGCCCGACGACCCCCGGGTCATCGGCACGGTCGACGCGGTGCGCGCCGAACTCGGCAGCAGCGGACTGGTCCGCCGCTACAGCACCGCGGACTCCACCGTCGACGGACTGCCCGGCGACGAAGGAGCCTTCCTGGCCTGCTCGTTCTGGCTGACCGACGCCCTGCACATGACGGGCCGGCGCAAGGAGGCCCGCGCCCTGTTCGAGCGGCTGCTGACCGTACGCAACGACGTGGGCCTGCTCGCCGAGGAGTACGACCCGCTCGCCGGACGCCAACTGGGCAACTTCCCGCAGGCGTTCAGCCACGTCGGCCTGGTGAACAGCGCGCTCACCCTGGCGAGCCCGGCCTGA